One genomic window of Lepeophtheirus salmonis chromosome 5, UVic_Lsal_1.4, whole genome shotgun sequence includes the following:
- the Fancl gene encoding E3 ubiquitin-protein ligase FANCL, producing the protein MFKADVKRAFKLPISFDGRTTTVEQCGSDGAVVRSPDFYYQILKDADAIGWSRISVMNLDNLEIHFQLVDEAERKHDLLVCIPSSYPNEEISRWTWDLPKRGEEIEMRRYSSLQALYDDWELQIQSFTSYWNELELLDAHTWILDPPNPRKSDLYRRFVVSPGVSAHVSLNLKDSMFPRVNLLGPESKTATLRARLSRVLTNYNEDISVLNNLGLALLDGNPFPMSESVNIEDYNLDCGICYCYRLCDVNEEPILPNKTCDDTRCSKSFHEPCLFEYLRTHPECKRSINTIFGKCPYCDNPICCKISC; encoded by the exons ATGTTCAAAGCAGACGTAAAAAGAGCCTTCAAACTTCCAATTAGCTTTGATGGGCGTACAACAACTGTGGAACAATGTGGCTCAGATGGTGCCGTTGTTCGCAGTCCAgacttttattatcaaatacttAAAGATGCTGACGCCATTGGGTGGAGCCGAATTTCAGTTATGAATTTGgataatttagaaatacattttcaattagTTGACGAGGCTGAACGAAAGCATGATTTGTTGGTTTGTATTCCTTCATCCTACCCTAATGAGGAGATAAGTCG GTGGACCTGGGACTTGCCCAAGAGAGGAGAAGAAATAGAGATGCGACGATATTCCTCCCTCCAAGCTTTGTATGACGACTGGGAACTACAAATTCAATCATTTACGTCTTATTGGAATGAGTTGGAATTACTTGACGCACACACTTGGATTCTTGATCCTCCTAATCCCAGGAAATCAGATTTATATCGACGGTTTGTTGTTTCTCCAGGTGTATCAGCTCATGTGTCTCTTAATCTCAAAGACTCCATGTTTCCTCGTGTTAACCTCCTTGGACCAGAATCAAAAACCGCAACTCTCAGAGCTAGACTAAGTCGAGTCTTGACTAATTATAATGAAGATATATCCGTTTTAAATAATCTAGGCCTTGCATTATTAGATGGAAACCCTTTTCCAATGTCAGAATCTGTTAATATTGAGGACTATAATTTAGACTGTGGTATTTGTTACTGTTATCGTCTTTGTGATGTCAATGAAGAACCTATTTTACCAAATAAAACTTGTGATGATACTCGTTGCTCAAAGTCCTTTCATGAGCCTTGCCTATTTGAATATTTACGAACTCATCCTGAATGTAAACGTagcataaatacaatttttggaaaatgtcCCTACTGTGATAACCCAATTTGCTGTAAAATATCCTGctga
- the Pyroxd1 gene encoding pyridine nucleotide-disulfide oxidoreductase domain-containing protein 1: protein MQPEKKTTCKYLIIGGGIAGVSCAEKLCEISECDSVILVSMCSVVKRVSNLRHLSKILTSFDVIEQSAIEMESTIPNLKILINTQVIEMNPQSRIACTNNGMKIEYEKACLCLGARPNMPFEEKGDHNVLKHIITIRDVESVSNFQAKLASSKRLAVIGNGGIAAELVYSLKNVDVLWAMKDDHLISAFFDEVSGQFLLNALNSPRQEGSSTCDEVPVKRMKFSMSSTSSSNSQGAALGPDWHSKISIEGSNNKGKCIHIEKSTEIKRIFSAKPEHLSECQFGNNDNNEDWNVYIEFTNGKVFGVDFIVSATGVIPNGDTMNIGLKLTENGIDVDENMRTNLPFIYAAGDVCNPIWMSASSEWFQMRLWTQARQMGAFAGIRMADEEEGQSYLDFCFELFSHVTTFFGYKVILLGLYNAQHLNQEDYEIELRITEGKEFVKIIKSNGRLKGAVLIGETDLEETFENLILNQLNIDGIDILDPIVDIDDYFD, encoded by the coding sequence ATgcaaccagaaaaaaaaaccacctgCAAGTATCTAATCATTGGAGGGGGAATTGCTGGAGTTTCATGTGCGGAAAAGTTATGTGAAATCTCAGAATGTGATTCTGTTATTTTAGTCTCGATGTGTTCAGTTGTAAAAAGGGTCTCAAATCTTcgtcatttatcaaaaatcctAACTTCTTTTGATGTCATTGAACAAAGTGCTATTGAAATGGAGTCTACTataccaaatttgaaaattttaattaatacacaAGTCATAGAAATGAATCCACAGTCAAGGATAGCTTGTACTAACAATGGTATGAAGATTGAATATGAAAAGGCTTGTCTTTGTTTAGGAGCACGTCCAAATATGccttttgaagaaaaaggagACCATAATGTTTTGAAACATATTATTACTATACGAGATGTTGAGTCAGTTTCAAATTTCCAGGCTAAATTAGCATCTTCGAAACGCTTGGCTGTCATAGGGAACGGAGGTATTGCGGCTGAGCTTGTTTACTCCCTTAAAAATGTCGATGTTTTATGGGCAATGAAAGATGATCATTTAATATCTGCGTTTTTTGACGAAGTAAGTGgacaatttttgttaaatgccCTTAATTCTCCTAGACAAGAAGGTTCATCAACATGTGATGAAGTCCCTGTGAAACGTATGAAATTTTCTATGAGCTCGACTTCTTCTTCAAATAGTCAAGGCGCTGCCTTGGGACCGGATTGGCATAGTAAAATTTCTATTGAAGGAtcaaataataaaggaaaatgcattcatattgaaaaatctACTGAGATCAAACGAATATTTTCTGCGAAACCAGAACATCTAAGTGAATGTCAATTtggaaataatgataataatgaaGATTGGAATGTATATATAGAATTTACTAATGGAAAAGTCTTTGGTGTTGATTTTATTGTCTCAGCAACAGGAGTAATCCCAAATGGGGATACAATGAACATAGGTTTGAAACTTACAGAAAATGGGATCGACGTTGACGAAAACATGCGTACCAATTTGCCATTTATATATGCAGCGGGTGATGTTTGCAATCCTATTTGGATGAGTGCATCCTCGGAGTGGTTTCAAATGCGTTTATGGACTCAAGCGAGACAAATGGGAGCTTTTGCGGGCATAAGGATGGCGGATGAAGAAGAGGGACAAAGTTACTTGGACTTTTGTTTCGAATTGTTTTCTCATGTGACGACCTTTTTCGGTTATAAAGTAATTCTCTTGGGTCTTTATAACGCACAACATCTTAACCAAGAGGACTATGAAATTGAACTTAGGATCACGGAAGGAaaagaatttgtaaaaataataaagtctaATGGACGATTAAAAGGAGCAGTTTTAATTGGGGAAACGGACCTTGAAGAAACCTTTGAAAACTTGATACTTAATCAGCTTAATATTGATGGGATCGATATATTAGATCCAATTGTTGATATTGATGATTATTTTGATTAg
- the LOC121117281 gene encoding RCC1-like G exchanging factor-like protein: protein MQIMGKQCFPLVSICKKMMSSVTKIPRQEYTKKLYRMTRNNRLFPMPPDHIKESDYIDLTSRNSLSRIYVWGLSSYGALGIPEYLQPIKKSLVRYKKNGYFKPIVHRHHPVRCSHAETKDVVDVSCGFGFTLFVTKNKEYQLLGCGLNKDGQIGYHSNEKNKPLDILIQPTKIQLPDEARISKVSCGRAHSLILSKDGRVFTLGNNAYGQCGRHIIENEDYFLNRNVHTLDHFNGDRIQNIVAGQDHSLFLSEEGRVFSCGWSADGQTGLEHYNNQGSVSLVKGDIKNERIVKLACAADCCLALNDKGEVFGWGNAEYGQFNFVSDEQQINRPTLLPLNKELGRIIDVASGGSVCYVLNENHELYVWGYGILGIGQDVEYSTVPLAIPSTYFGKSKWEPDVYPTKIFSGVGTNAVINSKGDLYLWGKNRSGCLGLGKVNDKYIPSKVVLEVEAKRISLGIDHSAALC from the exons ATGCAAATCATGGGGAAACAATGTTTTCCATTGgtctctatttgtaaaaaaatgatgagtaGTGTAACGAAAATTCCAAGGCAAGAATACACTAAAAAGCTTTACAGAATGACACGGAACAATCGATTGTTTCCAATGCCTCCTGATCACATCAAGGAATCAGACT ATATTGATTTAACAAGCAGAAATAGTTTATCCAGAATTTATGTTTGGGGACTCTCCTCCTACGGTGCTCTTGGAATTCCAGAATATTTACAGCCCATCAAAAAATCTCTTGTTCGTTACAAAAAGAATGGATATTTTAAACCTATTGTCCATCGTCATCATCCAGTCAGATGTTCGCATGCAGAAACAAAGGATGTAGTTGATGTTTCTTGTGGTTTTGGATTCACCTTATTTGTTACAAAA AATAAGGAATATCAATTGCTAGGATGCGGTTTAAATAAGGATGGGCAAATTGGGTatcattcaaatgaaaaaaataaaccactTGATATCCTGATTCAACCTACAAAAATTCAACTCCCAGATGAGGCAAGGATTTCCAAAGTATCCTGTGGTAGAGCCCATTCCTTGATATTGTCCAAAGATGGACGGGTTTTTACTTTGGGAAATAATGCGTATGGACAATGTGGTCGacatattatagaaaatgaggattattttttaaatagaaacgTTCATACTCTCGATCATTTTAATGGTGATCGCATTCAGAATATAGTTGCAGGACAGGATCACAGTCTATTCTTGTCAGAAGAAGGAAGAGTCTTTAGTTGTGGTTGGAGTGCAGATGGTCAGACAGGGCTAGAACATTACAACAATCAAGGATCTGTTTCACTTGTGAAAGGAGATATAAAGAACGAAAGGATTGTGAAGTTGGCATGTGCAGCTGACTGTTGTCTTGCCTTAAATg ATAAGGGCGAAGTCTTTGGCTGGGGAAATGCAGAGTATGGACAGTTTAATTTCGTTTCGGATGAGCAACAAATTAATAGACCTACTTTATTACCACTCAATAAGGAACTTGGGAGGATTATTGACGTTGCTTCAGGGGGCTCTGTCTGTTATGTATTGAATG AAAATCATGAGTTATATGTGTGGGGATATGGAATACTTGGAATTGGACAAGATGTTGAATATTCTACTGTTCCTTTAGCAATTCCTTCCACATATTTCGGAAAAAGTAAATGGGAACCTGACGTTTATCCTACAAAGATTTTTAGCGGAGTTGGCACAAACGCTGTGATAAATTCAAAGGGGGATTTATATTTATGGGGGAAAAATCGTAGTGGTTGTTTAGGACTCGGaaaagtaaatgataaatatataccaTCTAAAGTGGTGTTGGAAGTTGAAGCCAAACGCATTAGTTTAGGTATTGATCATTCTGCTgctttatgttaa